A genomic region of Pararge aegeria chromosome 11, ilParAegt1.1, whole genome shotgun sequence contains the following coding sequences:
- the LOC120627460 gene encoding engulfment and cell motility protein 1, with product MSMKPIKMPSATKDSTILKIAVEMLNAHDKVPQLIEFDQSQPLSSIIQLLCKAWGLPDPVNYALQFSESNNQNYITEKNRNEIKNGSVLRLEQSPAKTVQDILAKINTGTEAEQTTALTKLSTVSSDLTFALEFINKKGLSLIIHNIESGKFKGDSFKYALVTFVELMDHGIISWDILQNQFINKVVSFVSNQSNAQDPKIIQSCLSILENIVLNSSGKNSHVEKEITIPSLISHLENQDIIIQQNAIALINAIFSKADITKRKTISATLCSKQVRNKIYDNLITKNVSKDGLGTELAHQLYVLQSLTLGLLEPKMRSRADTQEQESQEKIKELRKLAFENDNNTNIEVTTRRQTGSLSKDFKKLGFKCEIDPIKDFNETPPGILALDCMLYFARNQREDYTKIVLRNSCRADEQECPFGKTSVELVKLLCDILHIGEPPSDQGQTYHPLFFTHDHPFEELFCICIVILNKTWKEMRATTEDFVKVLSVVREQISRALASSPKSFEKFKQKIKELTYNEITHLWQQERTNREVWESHARPIVELKEKITPEIIDLIQQQRLGVLVGGTRFKKYMKINRKDRFWFVRLSPNHKILHYGECDEKSTPSLEELGTKLAVSDIKCVVVGKECPHMKDLKGKISSPHLAFSLILKAAEVPSLDFVAPDEQIFDYWTDGINALLKEKMTSKSFENDLETLLSMDIKVRLLDAEGIDIPQDPPQIPPEPEDYDFYYDNN from the coding sequence ATGTCTATGAAGCCAATAAAAATGCCGTCGGCGACGAAAGACTCAACTATCCTGAAGATTGCGGTTGAAATGCTCAATGCGCACGACAAGGTGCCGCAACTGATTGAATTCGACCAAAGTCAGCCTCTCTCCAGTATTATTCAGCTTCTGTGCAAGGCGTGGGGTCTTCCCGATCCCGTTAACTATGCCTTGCAGTTCTCCGAGAGCAACAATCAGAATTATATCACCGAAAAAAATCGGAATGAAATTAAGAACGGTTCTGTCTTACGCCTCGAACAGTCCCCTGCGAAGACGGTGCAAGACATACTGGCAAAGATCAACACTGGCACAGAAGCCGAGCAAACGACTGCGTTGACCAAACTATCAACCGTAAGCAGCGATCTAACTTTCGCTTTGGAATTTATCAACAAGAAAGGATTGTCACTTATCATACACAATATCGAGTCAGGAAAGTTCAAAGGCGACAGCTTCAAGTATGCCTTAGTCACTTTTGTCGAGCTCATGGATCACGGCATTATATCGTGGGATATTTTACAAAACCAGTTCATAAATAAAGTTGTCAGTTTTGTGAGCAACCAATCGAATGCACAAGACCCAAAGATAATTCAATCCTGTCTCTCTATTCTCGAAAATATTGTTCTCAACAGCTCTGGTAAGAATTCCCATGTAGAGAAGGAAATCACTATACCAAGTCTTATTTCACATCTGGAGAATCAAGATATTATTATTCAGCAAAATGCGATTGCACTGATCAATGCGATATTTTCAAAAGCAGATATAACTAAAAGGAAGACTATATCTGCAACATTGTGCTCAAAACAGGTCAGAAATAAGATTTATGACAATTTAATCactaaaaatgtttcaaaagaTGGACTTGGTACTGAGTTGGCACACCAACTGTATGTATTACAATCTCTGACGTTAGGATTATTGGAACCCAAAATGCGTTCAAGAGCAGACACCCAAGAACAAGAATCACAGGAAAAAATCAAAGAACTACGCAAGTTGGCCTTTGAAAATGATAACAACACTAACATCGAAGTCACAACTCGACGCCAAACAGGAAGCTTGTCTAAGGattttaaaaagcttgggtttaaATGTGAAATTGATCCCATCAAGGACTTCAACGAGACACCGCCTGGTATTCTAGCATTAGATTGTATGTTATACTTTGCCAGAAACCAAAGAGAAGATTACACTAAGATAGTATTGAGAAATAGCTGTAGGGCTGATGAACAAGAATGCCCATTTGGAAAAACTAGTGTAGAATTAGTAAAGCTTTTATGTGATATACTGCACATTGGAGAACCACCAAGTGATCAAGGACAGACATATCATCCTCTCTTCTTCACTCATGACCATCCATTCGAAGAACTCTTTTGTATCTGCATAGTTATACTGAATAAGACATGGAAAGAAATGAGAGCAACAACAGAAGACTTTGTCAAAGTCCTTAGTGTAGTAAGAGAGCAGATAAGTAGGGCATTAGCTTCATCTCCTAAAAGCTTTGAGAAATTCAAACAAAAGATCAAAGAGCTGACTTACAATGAAATAACTCATCTGTGGCAGCAAGAGCGCACAAATAGAGAAGTATGGGAGTCACATGCAAGACCAATAGTAGAGTTAAAAGAGAAAATAACCCCTGAAATAATTGATCTTATTCAGCAGCAGAGACTAGGAGttttagtaggtggtacaaggTTTAAAAAGTATATGAAAATTAACAGAAAGGATAGATTCTGGTTTGTTCGATTATCGCCAAATCATAAAATACTTCACTATGGAGAGTGTGATGAGAAAAGTACACCAAGTTTGGAAGAATTGGGGACAAAATTAGCTGTCTCAGATATAAAATGTGTTGTGGTTGGTAAAGAATGCCCCCACATGAAGGATTTGAAAGGCAAAATAAGTAGTCCACATTTGGCATTTTCCCTTATATTGAAGGCTGCTGAAGTTCCATCTTTAGACTTTGTAGCTCCTGATGAACAGATTTTCGATTACTGGACAGATGGTATTAATGCTTTGCTAAAAGAAAAGATGACAAGCAAATCTTTTGAGAATGACTTAGAAACTCTGCTTTCTATGGATATTAAGGTTAGATTGCTTGATGCTGAGGGTATAGACATACCGCAAGACCCACCACAGATTCCACCAGAGCCTGAAGATTATGATTTTTACTATGATAATAACTAA